A window of Micrococcus endophyticus contains these coding sequences:
- the tdh gene encoding L-threonine 3-dehydrogenase → MKALYKSGPHAGFEFTERPEPECGAHDVKIRVFTTGICGTDLHIEAYDAAAQAMIQAPMIPGHEFYGEVVEVGDLVEHVEVGQRVSGEGHVVCGMCRNCRAGRRQMCINTVSVGVQRDGAFAEYVVIPEANVWVHKGEHVTPELGAIFDPLGNAVHTALSFPLVGEDVLITGAGPIGLMAIPIARHAGARYIAITDVSAERLELARSMGADAAIDVSATRIREAQRELGLAEGFDVGLEMSGRASALQEMVANMNHGGKIALLGLPAEEIAIDWQSVVTHMLTIKGIYGREMFETWYAMAAMLQTNATLRERVESVVTDVIAAPEWKRGFDAARAGATGKIVLDWRNL, encoded by the coding sequence ATGAAGGCCCTGTACAAGTCCGGCCCGCACGCCGGATTCGAGTTCACCGAGCGCCCCGAGCCCGAGTGCGGCGCCCACGACGTGAAGATCCGCGTGTTCACCACCGGCATCTGCGGCACCGACCTGCACATCGAGGCGTACGACGCCGCCGCGCAGGCCATGATCCAGGCGCCGATGATCCCGGGGCACGAGTTCTACGGCGAGGTCGTGGAGGTCGGCGACCTCGTGGAGCACGTCGAGGTCGGCCAGCGCGTCTCGGGCGAGGGCCACGTCGTGTGCGGGATGTGCCGCAACTGCCGCGCCGGCCGCCGCCAGATGTGCATCAACACCGTCTCCGTGGGCGTGCAGCGCGACGGCGCGTTCGCCGAGTACGTGGTGATCCCCGAGGCCAACGTGTGGGTCCACAAGGGCGAGCACGTCACCCCCGAGCTGGGTGCGATCTTCGACCCCCTGGGCAACGCCGTCCACACCGCCCTGAGCTTCCCGCTCGTGGGCGAGGACGTGCTCATCACCGGCGCCGGGCCCATCGGCCTGATGGCCATCCCGATCGCCCGCCACGCCGGCGCCCGCTACATCGCCATCACGGACGTCTCCGCGGAGCGCCTCGAGCTGGCCCGCAGCATGGGCGCGGACGCCGCGATCGACGTCTCCGCCACCCGCATCCGCGAGGCCCAGCGCGAGCTCGGCCTGGCCGAGGGGTTCGACGTCGGCCTCGAGATGTCCGGCCGCGCGAGCGCGCTCCAGGAGATGGTCGCCAACATGAACCACGGCGGCAAGATCGCCCTGCTGGGCCTGCCGGCCGAGGAGATCGCCATCGACTGGCAGAGCGTGGTCACCCACATGCTCACCATCAAGGGCATCTACGGCCGTGAGATGTTCGAGACCTGGTACGCGATGGCCGCCATGCTGCAGACCAACGCCACCCTGCGCGAGCGCGTCGAGTCCGTGGTGACCGACGTGATCGCCGCCCCCGAATGGAAGCGCGGCTTCGACGCCGCCCGCGCCGGCGCCACCGGCAAGATCGTCCTGGACTGGAGGAACCTCTGA
- the gatB gene encoding Asp-tRNA(Asn)/Glu-tRNA(Gln) amidotransferase subunit GatB, whose amino-acid sequence MSHAEQTMDFAEAMERFDPVLGFEVHVELNTATKIFSSAPNAFGDEPNTNVTPLDLGLPGTLPVLNREVVEYAVRLGVALDAQVAETCRFARKNYFYPDTPKNFQTSQYDEPIVFDGHLDVELEDGEVFRVEIERAHLEDDAGKLTHVGGSGRIQGASNSLVDYNRAGVPLIEIVTKPIVGAGARAPELARAYVTAIRDIVKAIDISDARMERGNVRCDANVSLMPKGATEFGTRTETKNVNSTRAVQHAVTHEIQRQAALLAAGGTVTQETRHWHEDTRTTTSGRPKSDADDYRYFPEPDLVPVHVDAAWVERVRAEMPELPAVRNKRLKAEWGYADEEFRDVVNAGVLDEIVATVEAGASPAAARKWWMGEIARLANVRETAVAELGVTPAHVVEVEELIAAKTINDKIAKQVLGLVADGEGTPKEIVESKGLAVVSDDGALTEAVDAAIAANPDVAEKIRGGKMAAVGALIGPVMKATRGQADAGRVREIVLERLGVS is encoded by the coding sequence ATGAGCCACGCAGAGCAGACCATGGACTTCGCGGAGGCGATGGAGCGCTTCGACCCCGTGCTGGGCTTCGAGGTGCACGTGGAGCTGAACACCGCCACGAAGATCTTCTCCTCGGCGCCCAACGCCTTCGGCGACGAGCCGAACACCAACGTCACCCCGCTGGACCTCGGCCTGCCCGGCACCCTGCCGGTGCTCAACCGGGAGGTCGTGGAGTACGCCGTCCGCCTGGGCGTGGCCCTGGACGCGCAGGTCGCCGAGACCTGCCGCTTCGCGCGGAAGAACTACTTCTACCCGGACACCCCGAAGAACTTCCAGACCTCCCAGTACGACGAGCCGATCGTCTTCGACGGCCACCTGGACGTGGAGCTGGAGGACGGCGAGGTCTTCCGCGTGGAGATCGAGCGCGCCCACCTCGAGGACGACGCCGGCAAGCTCACCCACGTGGGCGGCTCCGGCCGCATCCAGGGCGCCTCGAACTCGCTCGTGGACTACAACCGCGCCGGCGTGCCGCTCATCGAGATCGTCACCAAGCCGATCGTCGGGGCCGGCGCCCGCGCGCCCGAGCTGGCCCGCGCCTACGTCACCGCCATCCGGGACATCGTCAAGGCGATCGACATCTCGGACGCGCGCATGGAGCGCGGCAACGTCCGCTGCGACGCCAACGTCTCCCTCATGCCCAAGGGCGCGACGGAGTTCGGCACCCGCACCGAGACGAAGAACGTGAACTCCACGCGCGCCGTCCAGCACGCGGTCACCCACGAGATCCAGCGCCAGGCCGCGCTGCTCGCCGCGGGCGGCACCGTGACGCAGGAGACCCGCCACTGGCACGAGGACACGCGCACCACCACCTCGGGCCGCCCGAAGTCGGACGCGGACGACTACCGCTACTTCCCCGAGCCGGACCTCGTGCCCGTGCACGTGGACGCCGCCTGGGTGGAGCGCGTGCGCGCCGAGATGCCCGAGCTGCCGGCCGTGCGCAACAAGCGACTCAAGGCCGAGTGGGGCTACGCGGACGAGGAGTTCCGGGACGTCGTCAACGCCGGCGTGCTGGACGAGATCGTGGCCACGGTCGAGGCCGGCGCCTCGCCCGCGGCCGCCCGCAAGTGGTGGATGGGCGAGATCGCCCGCCTGGCCAACGTGCGCGAGACCGCCGTCGCCGAGCTGGGCGTCACCCCGGCCCACGTGGTGGAGGTCGAGGAGCTGATCGCCGCGAAGACGATCAACGACAAGATCGCCAAGCAGGTGCTCGGCCTCGTGGCCGACGGCGAGGGCACCCCGAAGGAGATCGTCGAGTCCAAGGGCCTGGCCGTGGTCTCCGACGACGGCGCGCTCACCGAGGCCGTGGACGCGGCGATCGCCGCCAACCCGGACGTGGCCGAGAAGATCCGCGGCGGCAAGATGGCCGCCGTCGGGGCCCTGATCGGCCCGGTCATGAAGGCCACCCGCGGCCAGGCCGACGCCGGCCGCGTCCGCGAGATCGTGCTGGAGCGCCTCGGCGTGAGCTGA
- a CDS encoding glycine C-acetyltransferase, with the protein MYAFKDQLAAELDELRESGLYKRERAITTPQSAHVKATAAGAEDGEAREVLNFCANNYLGLADDSRLIDSAKRALDERGFGMASVRFICGTQDRHLELERRVSRFLGTDDTILFSSCFDANAAVFEPFFGREDAIISDALNHASIIDGVRLSKAHRFRYANRDMADLRAQLEATKELNDGAGARRTVIVTDGVFSMDGYLAPLAEICDLADEYGALVMVDDSHAVGFMGDTGAGTPEHAGVSDRVDVYTGTFGKALGGASGGYVAARQEIVDVLRQRGRPYLFSNSIAPSIVEATITALDLVEDSASLRAQLFENAALFRRRMTEEGFELLEGEHAIIPVMLHDAALAARMADAMLDQGVYVTAFSYPVVPKGQARIRVQLSAAHSAEDVEAAVAAFVAAREAVQG; encoded by the coding sequence ATGTACGCATTCAAGGACCAGCTGGCCGCCGAGCTCGACGAGCTGCGCGAGTCCGGCCTCTACAAGCGCGAGCGGGCCATCACCACCCCGCAGTCGGCGCACGTGAAGGCCACCGCGGCCGGTGCCGAGGACGGCGAGGCCCGCGAGGTGCTTAACTTCTGCGCCAACAACTACCTGGGCCTGGCCGACGACTCCCGCCTCATCGACTCCGCCAAGCGCGCCCTGGACGAGCGCGGCTTCGGCATGGCCTCGGTGCGCTTCATCTGCGGCACCCAGGACCGCCACCTGGAGCTCGAGCGTCGGGTGTCCCGCTTCCTGGGCACGGACGACACGATCCTGTTCTCCTCGTGCTTCGACGCCAACGCGGCCGTGTTCGAGCCGTTCTTCGGCCGCGAGGACGCCATCATCTCCGACGCCCTGAACCACGCGTCGATCATCGACGGCGTGCGCCTGTCCAAGGCCCACCGCTTCCGCTACGCCAACCGGGACATGGCCGACCTGCGCGCCCAGCTCGAGGCGACCAAGGAGCTCAACGACGGCGCCGGCGCCCGCCGGACCGTGATCGTCACCGACGGCGTGTTCTCCATGGACGGCTACCTGGCCCCCCTCGCCGAGATCTGCGACCTCGCCGACGAGTACGGCGCCCTGGTCATGGTGGACGACTCCCACGCCGTCGGCTTCATGGGGGACACCGGTGCCGGCACCCCCGAGCACGCGGGCGTCTCGGACCGGGTGGACGTCTACACGGGCACCTTCGGCAAGGCCCTCGGCGGTGCCTCCGGCGGCTACGTGGCGGCCCGTCAGGAGATCGTGGACGTGCTGCGCCAGCGCGGCCGCCCCTACCTGTTCTCCAACTCGATCGCCCCGTCCATCGTGGAGGCCACCATCACCGCGCTGGACCTGGTCGAGGACTCCGCGTCCCTGCGCGCGCAGCTGTTCGAGAACGCGGCCCTGTTCCGCCGTCGCATGACCGAGGAGGGCTTCGAGCTGCTCGAGGGCGAGCACGCGATCATCCCCGTGATGCTCCACGACGCCGCCCTGGCCGCCCGGATGGCCGACGCCATGCTCGACCAGGGCGTCTACGTCACCGCGTTCTCCTACCCGGTGGTGCCCAAGGGCCAGGCGCGCATCCGCGTGCAGCTCTCCGCCGCGCACTCCGCCGAGGACGTGGAGGCCGCCGTCGCCGCGTTCGTGGCGGCCCGCGAGGCCGTCCAGGGCTGA